The Arabidopsis thaliana chromosome 5, partial sequence genomic interval GTGATTTGAGTCGGATCTTGATGATTAACAAAGATCTCAGAGATCGTaacccaaatcaaaatctctttgCTCTTGATTCCCGTGAGCTGACTCATCCGACGATTCTCAAGGATCGCAGTAACCTCCGAATCGTAAGATACGTTTCGTCCAATGGCTTTAAACCGATGTTGAACCttgttcttgatcttgatcCAGACATAACCGGTTGATTTGTTGTGACCGATCTCTGTCATGTTGTCTAGAGGAAGAAGACCTTTGGGTAGATTCATGGTTGATAAAATCTCTTTGGCTTTCTGTTTGCAGTTTGATTCGCCATTGCAGATCTCTGCTCCTTCTCTTTGATCTGATTTCGTTTCTTGAGACGACATTTCGATGAGATTTGTGGTGGTGACTTTTTGGGGACTTTTTGCTGGATTTATATAGAGGTGTGAGTTTTGGAATTGAATGACGAAATTGGGTCTGTGGAAGAGGAAGGAGAATAGTATTAGAGAGGGTAACATGGAAATTTCGTATAAAATGAGGTGGGACGCATGCAGTTCATGTTCGtggaataatttattttattcgttgattgaatataaaatacattcgagaatttcttattttgatttttttttattacaaacaTGTTGAagtgtttaaatttaaaataaatcaaactgAATATACGCttaattttctgaaaaaaaaatttcgtcTTTTTAATaggtaaatttcttaaaatctttattgataatagagaaaaataaaattttcttgatttatcATGTGAAACAAGTTCAAAGCAGAAGACTCGTGTAgaataatgttttgtgttCAAACAGAACGGTATCAATGTATCATAGTCAAGCTGTGAAATAagattgtgtttttgtgtcAATTAATGTCAGTTTTGTATACTCTGCTTTTGATAATCTAGACTTTTCTATGAAACCGGGTAAAAATACATTATCTGCAGATATACATGCTCTATAAATGAAGTCGAGTTTTCAAACTcaatttgatgaaaaatacaaatgatcACCATCCCAAATGACATCTAAATCATCAATCTCAGCGTTGTCCGCATTGGTGATCTTTGTGAAGTTGCAGCCTCCAAACTTCTCACTTGCAAGTCTTAGAAGCTCTTCTATGGATGATGGTAAGAGTATCAACTTCCCGTTCTTGCTCTCAGACATCATGTGGATGGtaactctcttttcttctcgTTTGCATGGCTTGATGATTTGGTTGCTTGAGCTGCAATATGGATCTTTTTTCGATGAATCGTTAGCGTAACTTCTTCCAGCGGTTTCACTACTTGATCTTTCCACTTTGgctctctctatcttttgtTCCTTAAGTATCTTCTTAACCATTTCAGTATCTTCCTTGTGAATCGCATCCATTAGAGCAGTGTCGGAAGTCGGATTCGTAACATCTAAACCATAGCCATCTTTTCTTGAATCTCTCCACTCTTCCCATCCCATGCTTTTGAAATCTCTGTTTTCGTGACCACTAGTATTCGAATCATCTATTGCTATTGACTGTTGCCCTCTAAGTTTCTGAAAGTTTTATAGCCAAAAATGAGTTTAGAGTTTGTTTTAACTATAGAAACATTTCTATAATAACTCACATACCATGAAGAGATTGTTCATGATGACTCGTCCATCGTCAGCATGAGCATGCATCGCACTCATCAGCGATGTTCTGCTTATCCGCAGTATTTGAGATAGCTCGGTTGTTCTTACTGTGAATGGTTGTGGTCTATAGTATAAAACTCCAACCTCTCCAAATGTTTCTCCAATTACTGCTTTCCCTTGAAACTGATCATGTCCATCAACGTAGACAGTGAAGTCCTGTACAATACACAATGTTACAAGATTCCTAACTGTTATTCacatatttacatataacCGATATATTTCACTCACCACTGCTCCTGACACCAGAATGTAAAGATCAGTAGGAGCTTCGTTTTGTAGaattatatcttcttttggtGGGAAATACTCAGCGTCTATATCTGAAACCTTGAACATGAAAAGGTACATGGAGTTGGTCACCTCTTACATATTAAACgttaagaaaaaaggttaGAGAATACAATTTTACCAATTGAAAGAGGAAGTTACGAGAAACTCCTTGAAAGAGGTAAATGTTGTGAACAATGGGGAAGAATAAATAGTTTGCAATGCTTGACCGGATTGCTTTTGGCAGATTGTTCAAGGTCTCTTGTTGTTTCAAGCCCTCTGTTTTGAACTTTAAGCAAATGTGTGATAACATTTGATCTTGTATGTCATGTGGGAGTTGATTTCTTGAAGCAAACTCTGAAGCAGCTCTCACTGAATCCCTCTGTTTAACACAAAGCAATAAAGCATTACAGATTAGTAATActcaatattattttagtCAACTTAAAATACTCAAAAGTACGTAAACCCCACGCTATTACCCGAACCTTTATCCGAAATGAACATGCCTAGACTAAAAGAAAGTGATCAAACTTACAAAGGTTCTGGTTCGGCTAGTCCAATGAACGACGAGGTTGGTCATATTTCCAATGAGGTAAGCTGTCAAACCGAGGTTGAACATCATgaagaaaatgtcaaaaagcATTTCTCTTGGGTTCTCAGCATGAAAATCTCCATATCCCGTGGTCGTTAATGTCGTAATGGACCAGTAAAGAGCAGTCACATATCTATTCCATAGACTTGCttctttgaaatttggatACACAGCTCCAATCCATGTCTTTCTTGGATTAGGATATCTATCTGCAATCAGGTAGTTGAAACATCCAGCACAATGTATAGCGAACAAAGTGACCTGAGATCAACAAGCACGTGTAAGTCACTAGCTTTAATATGGTGTCCatttaaaagacaaataaacCCTAAGAATAGATCACCTAAATGGACAGCCCTAAGCTTAAAATGCTTTATTATAAGTGAGATTagttttgctctgttttggaACTAACCGAAATGAGTTTTGTGCAACGTATCCAGAAATAGTTGAAACGGATATCTTTCTCAAGCCTGAAGCAAAGGTAAGAGTTAGTTAGACTTGAGTAAGCACTTTCTTAGTTAAACCCTAAGAAGAGTATGGTCTCTTAGTTAGCATAGAAGCAAACCTTGCAAATAGCGAGCTAACTCGCCGGAGACGCCATAACCTGAGCATGCTAAGAATTCTGAATCCTAGTTCGCTTCCGTTGTAGTTAAACAAGAGGCTTAGTGGCTGAAATGGTGCTGTGGAACAAACATCGAAAGCGAACCACGTCGAAAGGTACCTGAAAATGttacaatttcaaaacataCTTTGAGATTCTCATTCACTTATAAAAGGTTtcaagttaagaaaaaaggtttcTCACCTTATTGCTATTTTCTTAGGACTGTCAACTAGAAGATAGGAGTGGCTATCGAGATAAGCGACGAAGAAGGTGAGAATAATATCAATGGCGAAGAAGCCATTAACAATGTTGTCGATGATGAAAATCGCGTCTTTTTTATAGGTGATGAAAGCAAATTGAAATGGGCAAATCCAAGCTGAGTAAATAACTAGTAATACTAGCCACATCTCCCACGCTCTGTTTCAACAAACAGAGGATTGAAAACAGAGTCTTTAAATATACTTATAACGTGAGTAAAAACAGAGTAGTTAAAACTACTTATAACCTGAATAGTTGAAAACATAGTTGAAAACAGAGTACTTAAAACAGAGTTTAGTAGATGAGAAAATTACCTGTAACGTGGATTAAAAGGAGAGATTATGTGTTTGCGGAGCTTAGTAGATTGGTTGATCCTGGCTCCAAGAGATGGTAGAAGATCGGCAGAGAGGAAACTACTCTGTTTTATGGTGTCTATATTGTATTCCTCGACGCAGAATCTTTCGAAGAAATTTCGAGTCCAAGAGATCGACATCTTTTTGATGATCTCTAAAGACAAAGAAACTGTTATACCTTTTTAGGCTTTCTTCTTGGCAAGGTAGTTATAAATAGTGATGAAGCTTGTGACAAAGCAACACGGGGaaacttctcttttcttcttctgttgggACCTTTATGGCAACTTGTTGTGACCcatttgttatctttttttctttttggttgagAATTTGGCAGGGAAAGGTTAACGGCTTTAAGAAGACTCAGTGCACCATTAATGCTGCAAAACCAATATGGTTTCGATTCGAGAAGCAACAATGGTGAAGAAAAGGCGTAAAATGCGGAACGGAGTAAGTGTGAGATGATCAAAAATCTTGAGAGATGAGACAGAATTTAAGTGGCAAACATTGAGCTTTTGCGGTAGATatcatcatattttgtttcttttttgacaCGAAAATATAAGATTCgaaagaggaggaagaagaagaggaaacgCAATCTGTTTCTTTGGAGGTTTCTACTTGATGAGATTCATGACTATCAGACTATGGTGTGATGTCCACTTTCCTAGCATTTGAAGGTGGGAGTGATATATAGACATAGAGACACATATAAAGGAAGGAAGGTACGTTTGGTGTTTGGTAAGTGTTAATGGGAGGACAAAAATGGGCATGAAAATTATGGTGTGTTCATTTCAGGAATCCAGAAATGGACCaagcaaaataaagaaaataaaatggcATTTGACAGAATATGTAAGGGGCCagagtatatttttttttctttcttcgaaaaaagttttattttctcatcaaCTATTCTTAAAGTATATgtctctattttattttctagtcCCCAAAACCAATCATAAGTTTATTGTACtcattgcaaaaaaaaaaaaaaaaaagttattgttCTCATTTTGGATTGAGTTTTACTAAATAGCCATAAACTTGGAAGATTATTTCCAAAACACtcatatagaaaatatagtAGTCCATTTAATCTTTTTGCATGGGAAGTGAAACTCTAAGATTATTTTACCGAAACAGCTTATataatgtattattattatagaaGCTACGTGAACTCTCCACGTGGATAAACCGAATCTAGGTAGCGAATGAGGCTCTCTAAACAGTGAAGTCCCAAACTCTCTTCTCACTCGGACACACTCGCTGGCTCGCAAGCAATATGtctttgttgtgttttgaCTTTGGTTTATACTTAGTACTTAGGAGAAGACACACCAATAGGAGATCTTCACGTGGTGGGTTTTTTCATGTGTGTACACTTGATTTCTTGTCCGTCCCATACTTCTCATTCCCGTCGGTATGGTGGCCCCTCCCTTCTCCTTCATGTTCTGATTCCATTTACTAATTTCTTATAAACCCTTTCTAGATATATGtatgttttcatttctctAGTGTGCTAGACTCTTTATATCTTAATCTCACTAATAAAGGAAAAATAcgtaatttataaattttaacaaaataataaacttgatttctaaattcttaattaagaatttaaaaatgaCATCTTACTCATAGGAGGAAATATATGAAATGATAAATCCCATAAACTGTGAAAGAACAAATCTAGAGTTTAAAACACAAcatgataaaatatatataacatggctataaatatttttaacaaaaaggtGATAAATTATAGATGAATTGTACATTGACTACATTCTGTGCAAATGAACATGTGCTAACCTTTTCTAATGCGGTTATAATTGACatgggaaaacaaaagaaaagaaaaaagaatcagGAATTTTTTCTACAATAGGAACGAGaaatgagagaaaacaaattgaaacaacTAAGAATAAAGTTATGAAAAATCATGGTTTATAATAAAACACATTTGTATACgaatattgattttttggtAATCCTAAATATTTGactaaacttttgttttcgttcGCTAGTATAGAATGCCAAGTATAAATTCTTCAAACCTTTCCGccaaatttgtattattaaatCATTCCaaagctttttgtttctgcGTCGATCTGAGCCCGTTCGAATGTATCTTTCATGATTCCttgttgatattttgtttattgtctTCCTGAATCCTAATATcattatagaaacaaaacaaaacaaaataaagtaaatgaGAGATTCCTAATATAAACATAACATGAGCTaactttaatattattttctcgtgattaattagttttgccaataaaagttttatattaGGTTTTATGATCTAACTTACTTTTTAAAAGATGATTATAACTattgaaaaatgaattatttcggctttcaaattttagtattttgtgattttttttttgttttttaatttcggttattcatatatttcaaatcaaaagGAATTACTGGGTTACTAAACCTTGCCTTAAAAGACCAGAAATCGTAAACTGCTTTAAGTTTGCTATTTGCTGTCTTCCTAGTGCAAGTGGGGTTGTTCATGTTAACTGtttaaatttaagtttaagCTGTCACATGCATGCTAAGAGTAGTGTAGGGTCTAAAAATttgttagttatttttgttgttgtgggCCATCATAAGTCTTGGAATCGGTTGGTCTAAACCTGTTTTATACCTTCTTCAAACTACATTGGAGctgattttcattttatattcaTGTAAGATCATCGAGTTCTAGTAACTTGATTTTGAGGTCTCAAAAGAGAATATAAACTGTATATGGTTGGCGAGTGGAACCATGAGCCATCGtcaaacattattttttgatGGTTAGCCGCGAATTAATCTTCAAAACCGTATTTGTAGTCATATTGTATTATAGTTGGTAGGTTTTGGATTGGTAGTTTTAGTAACGACCAGATTGAACCATGCTGGTCTATTCcactacaattttttttcttttctggttAAATATGTTATCTAGAAAATCTAGATTTTTCTTGGGATTTAGTACCCTACATTATACGTTGCACATTATTAACGGGTCCAATACTAGATAACAGATAGAGACATTTTCCAGTAAATCTTCCATTAAGTTAAAAGTCAACTATTCTATTCTTAACCCTTCTCATGATCATATTAGACTGTAAAGGCAGTTGAGacttttattgaaaatttagagtttttctATTATCAAAATGCGtctaattattatattttttattttttttgttatgaaaactttaaaaatcttaatgGATGTATTATAATTGTgtcttataaataaaaacagttTAACATTAACTGTAATTATAGTCGTTATGGATGGAATATCGTCCCGGGTTGATCCTCTTTCTCATGCTACTAAGAGGAGAAAGATCTGATTtaacacaaataaaaacaagataattTTCCACAATATCAACGGTACAAGAACAACATGATAAACGAGTCATAGACACTGCATAagtgattttgtttgtgtaatgTCGGCATGATTTAtatgagatttgtttttgtcgtCTACATTAAAAGTTAGGCTTGATATATGGGTCCTTCCATTTCTTATTGGGTAAAACTTGCAGGCTTCTTACTGTTTTCGCAATGTACCATTTGATACCTAAATTACCTAAGAGTTgtacaaaatcaagaaataatatttatatagcaAAAAGAATATTAAGATTTTCCCAATAAATTTAGCAATTATCTCTTCAATCAAGCATGTCATTTACAGTTTGGCCTATAAACTTAGGTTTTGAAACATGTGATGAATTATAACGTTTGTAGGATGTGTGTGTGTCTAACGCAATTAGGTTCATGTAGTTAATGACGAGTAGGGTCAAAATCGTAAGGAGGATCCTCGTGATTGTCCTACAACGTGGGAAACTTTTTGTTgtaaagcaaaaattaaatcgatcactaatattttgttttttgttgggtAGGTATATATAGCCTGTGATTCTGTGAATTAAGAACGGTTTAAGCCTTTCcaatctctcttttccttGGAACCACACGAACATAAAGTTCTGTTAGTTTgctctttaattttgttccCCATAATTAGGTGCTTTCATTTCCTTCCGACAAAAGAACTAAAATAGCatttatttagaaatatatgGTACCAtcactttttaaatattcGAAAAATACTCCTCTCTGTTCctaataatcaaatttcaaaaatatactGTACATTTTTAGGGGTTTAGTATAGCTTTTATCAGTTATTGATGAAGAATTGTAGAGTTTATACATAGAAAATTGTTAGTTACAAAATAATGTATTAATCATtgattattaatatgtttcttattatgtttgaaaactaaacaaaattagattagTTAGGTACAAAAGAAGTATATTGATTTGACGCTATCGATTTTTGtccataattttgtttaccCTAAGCCCACCCattagtaatattttattaaagcTAAACTATCATTCCCAAGTGTTAAAATTCAGAAATCAGAAATGCTGccaagacaaacaaaaaaacggaTGGTAGCTTGATTGACTAATTTGGTAGAGTTTCGAAATATTGTAATCCCTTCATTTTGTCGAAGAGTCAAAGTAAATTTTCACCCGTGAGACCTATAAATAATATTCCTTACGAAAGAATCATTAGatgttttttagtttgattgtttCACTAGAAGTGTGAGAATAAGAACTTCTGATGTATATAACAACTTCATATACAAATGATGAACGAAACCAAGTACCCAAACATCAaaagtgttgttgtttctgttaAAGGATATCTAATATCAAAAGTGTTAACTAATGAATTGCATAGTTTGAGTATGATCAATAAATATgagaatataaacaatttaacTGAAACATATACGCtgatgaaatttaaaataaacagTCAGTAAGAAAGAGTAAATTATCACTGTATGATTTGACTATTTTGAGCTATTGCATCATCctatttaatttctaaaatatattacaaattaaGATTTACTATTCACAATAAATGGATTAACTATAGTGAACacaatgaatatatatagtaaattttATTAGCGGACGATTCAATCTAGAATATGATGAAGTCTCCGAAACTAttgcaataaaaataaattaaattaattatgcACACCAAAGATTTGGTATATAAATCACTAACCATCTATTCAACCATTTGATGAACGATgcttaaaacttaaaagaaacaTTGACATTTATTCCATAACGgaaattaacaacaaaattcCACGTAAAGTACTTAAATTAATTCATATAGAATAGTTTTTGCGCACAAC includes:
- a CDS encoding hypothetical protein (Protein of unknown function, DUF538) (Protein of unknown function, DUF538; CONTAINS InterPro DOMAIN/s: Protein of unknown function DUF538 (InterPro:IPR007493); BEST Arabidopsis thaliana protein match is: Protein of unknown function, DUF538 (TAIR:AT1G09310.1); Has 30201 Blast hits to 17322 proteins in 780 species: Archae - 12; Bacteria - 1396; Metazoa - 17338; Fungi - 3422; Plants - 5037; Viruses - 0; Other Eukaryotes - 2996 (source: NCBI BLink).) — encoded protein: MSSQETKSDQREGAEICNGESNCKQKAKEILSTMNLPKGLLPLDNMTEIGHNKSTGYVWIKIKNKVQHRFKAIGRNVSYDSEVTAILENRRMSQLTGIKSKEILIWVTISEIFVNHQDPTQITFANPTGLSRTFPVTAFEEDE
- the KAT1 gene encoding 1 (potassium channel in Arabidopsis thaliana 1 (KAT1); CONTAINS InterPro DOMAIN/s: Cyclic nucleotide-binding (InterPro:IPR000595), Cyclic nucleotide-binding-like (InterPro:IPR018490), Ion transport (InterPro:IPR005821), Potassium channel, voltage-dependent, EAG/ELK/ERG (InterPro:IPR003938), RmlC-like jelly roll fold (InterPro:IPR014710), Protein of unknown function DUF3354 (InterPro:IPR021789); BEST Arabidopsis thaliana protein match is: potassium channel in Arabidopsis thaliana 2 (TAIR:AT4G18290.1); Has 1807 Blast hits to 1807 proteins in 277 species: Archae - 0; Bacteria - 0; Metazoa - 736; Fungi - 347; Plants - 385; Viruses - 0; Other Eukaryotes - 339 (source: NCBI BLink).); this encodes MSISWTRNFFERFCVEEYNIDTIKQSSFLSADLLPSLGARINQSTKLRKHIISPFNPRYRAWEMWLVLLVIYSAWICPFQFAFITYKKDAIFIIDNIVNGFFAIDIILTFFVAYLDSHSYLLVDSPKKIAIRYLSTWFAFDVCSTAPFQPLSLLFNYNGSELGFRILSMLRLWRLRRVSSLFARLEKDIRFNYFWIRCTKLISVTLFAIHCAGCFNYLIADRYPNPRKTWIGAVYPNFKEASLWNRYVTALYWSITTLTTTGYGDFHAENPREMLFDIFFMMFNLGLTAYLIGNMTNLVVHWTSRTRTFRDSVRAASEFASRNQLPHDIQDQMLSHICLKFKTEGLKQQETLNNLPKAIRSSIANYLFFPIVHNIYLFQGVSRNFLFQLVSDIDAEYFPPKEDIILQNEAPTDLYILVSGAVDFTVYVDGHDQFQGKAVIGETFGEVGVLYYRPQPFTVRTTELSQILRISRTSLMSAMHAHADDGRVIMNNLFMKLRGQQSIAIDDSNTSGHENRDFKSMGWEEWRDSRKDGYGLDVTNPTSDTALMDAIHKEDTEMVKKILKEQKIERAKVERSSSETAGRSYANDSSKKDPYCSSSNQIIKPCKREEKRVTIHMMSESKNGKLILLPSSIEELLRLASEKFGGCNFTKITNADNAEIDDLDVIWDGDHLYFSSN